A region of Acidobacteriota bacterium DNA encodes the following proteins:
- a CDS encoding nitrite/sulfite reductase, protein MAKKETRAEKVKRERDALDCLDDLLRYAKEGFASIDPDDLDVRLRWYGLYTQRPQEDGYFMLRVKIPNGTLTVEQLATLGQLSVRFGQNTGDVTTRQDIQFHYIRIEDVPAIFEELSRVGLTTSGACGDITRNVTGCPLAGIDSAELIDAEPVIEQIHQYFLDNHEYSNLPRKFKITVSGCSQYCTGHEINDVGLIAVRRPDGRIAFDLWVGGGLGSKERFADRLGVHVFPEEAVEVTAQVCAIFRDHGFREYRHKARLKFLLEAWGPARFRQELETRLGRQLTDGEAPTIPINANRAHIGIRAQKQSGLQYAGVATERGRLNGTEMIAVANSAKRYGSNRIRLTTTQNFVVLDVPEHAGHLLSNELAALGFFTNASVFRTGTIACTGKRFCKLAVVETKARASELIEYLEATVPDLKVPLRISVTGCPNSCAHYQVCDVGLVGDHIVTPAGKIEAFRVFLGGHLGNDYRFGRELSTKVAAEEVKYYLERVVRDYLAHRISPAESFQAFLSRQNLEELEHLGSFEERVALTA, encoded by the coding sequence GTGGCAAAGAAAGAAACCCGAGCTGAAAAAGTAAAACGCGAACGTGATGCCCTTGATTGTTTGGATGATCTGCTGCGCTATGCAAAAGAAGGTTTTGCGTCAATTGATCCAGATGATCTTGACGTACGGCTGCGGTGGTATGGCCTGTATACCCAACGCCCACAAGAAGATGGGTATTTCATGCTCCGGGTGAAAATTCCCAATGGCACACTCACGGTTGAACAACTGGCAACGCTGGGGCAGCTTTCGGTTCGGTTTGGGCAAAACACCGGTGATGTTACAACGCGCCAGGATATACAATTTCATTACATTCGCATCGAAGACGTGCCTGCCATTTTTGAGGAGCTAAGTCGCGTTGGACTAACGACTTCGGGTGCCTGCGGAGACATCACCCGTAATGTAACGGGTTGCCCGCTGGCCGGAATTGATTCCGCCGAATTAATTGATGCTGAACCAGTTATTGAGCAAATTCATCAGTATTTTCTTGATAACCATGAATATTCCAACCTGCCACGAAAGTTCAAAATTACCGTTTCTGGATGCTCGCAATATTGCACCGGTCACGAAATCAATGATGTCGGATTGATTGCCGTACGCCGTCCAGATGGCCGGATTGCGTTTGACCTGTGGGTCGGCGGCGGGCTTGGGTCAAAAGAGCGATTTGCCGACCGGCTTGGCGTGCATGTCTTTCCTGAAGAAGCAGTTGAAGTCACAGCCCAGGTTTGTGCCATTTTCCGCGATCACGGGTTTCGCGAATATCGCCACAAAGCACGGCTCAAGTTTTTACTGGAAGCCTGGGGGCCAGCCCGATTTCGCCAGGAACTCGAAACCCGACTGGGTCGCCAGCTTACAGACGGCGAAGCCCCCACGATCCCGATCAATGCCAACCGGGCCCACATTGGGATCCGCGCCCAAAAGCAATCTGGGTTGCAGTATGCCGGCGTGGCAACTGAACGTGGCCGACTCAACGGAACAGAAATGATTGCCGTGGCCAATAGTGCGAAACGTTACGGCAGCAATCGCATTCGGCTCACAACCACCCAAAATTTTGTCGTGCTGGATGTGCCGGAACATGCTGGCCATTTACTTTCAAATGAACTGGCGGCGCTTGGGTTCTTTACCAATGCGTCGGTTTTTCGAACCGGAACCATTGCCTGCACGGGGAAACGTTTTTGCAAACTGGCGGTGGTTGAAACCAAAGCGCGGGCTTCGGAATTGATTGAATACCTTGAAGCTACCGTTCCTGACCTGAAAGTTCCGCTTCGCATCAGTGTCACCGGATGCCCCAACAGTTGCGCCCATTATCAGGTATGTGATGTCGGTCTGGTCGGAGATCACATCGTCACTCCAGCCGGAAAAATCGAGGCGTTTCGCGTTTTTCTGGGTGGTCATTTAGGGAATGACTATCGGTTTGGACGGGAGTTGTCCACCAAAGTTGCGGCTGAAGAGGTCAAGTATTATCTCGAACGAGTGGTTCGCGACTACCTGGCGCATCGCATCAGCCCGGCGGAAAGTTTTCAGGCATTTCTTTCTCGCCAAAACCTGGAAGAACTCGAACACCTGGGCAGTTTTGAGGAGCGAGTCGCATTAACCGCCTGA
- a CDS encoding DUF2061 domain-containing protein: MSYRLISSMITGGIVFGATQKGLLALSVAGGETIIKVIVFFLHERAWSAIPLGKIEKRAELEELI, encoded by the coding sequence ATGAGTTACCGACTTATCTCCTCAATGATCACCGGAGGAATTGTCTTTGGCGCGACTCAAAAAGGATTACTGGCTCTCAGCGTTGCGGGTGGCGAAACCATTATCAAGGTGATTGTGTTTTTCCTGCACGAGCGAGCCTGGAGCGCGATTCCGTTGGGAAAAATTGAGAAACGCGCCGAACTCGAAGAGCTGATCTGA
- the msrA gene encoding peptide-methionine (S)-S-oxide reductase MsrA, which yields MSSNPLPPSSVHSTTEVATLGGGCFWCLEAVFDQLQGVLHVESGYSGGTVENPTYMQVCAEITGHAEVVHVTFDPTAISFQEILQIFFVIHDPTTFNRQGADIGTQYRSAIFYHSPEQKQVAETMIRELNAVGVYDRPIVTEVTAFTQFFEAEPYHQEYFVRNPAQGYCQFVVSPKVAKFRKLFAEKLKK from the coding sequence ATGAGTTCAAATCCATTACCACCTTCATCAGTTCATTCAACCACGGAAGTCGCCACGCTCGGAGGCGGCTGTTTCTGGTGTCTGGAAGCCGTTTTCGACCAGCTTCAAGGCGTGCTTCACGTTGAGTCGGGATATTCGGGCGGGACCGTCGAAAATCCAACCTATATGCAGGTGTGCGCTGAGATCACTGGTCACGCTGAGGTTGTTCACGTCACTTTTGATCCGACCGCCATTTCATTTCAGGAAATTTTGCAGATCTTTTTTGTCATCCACGACCCAACCACATTCAACCGGCAGGGGGCCGACATCGGAACTCAATACCGGTCAGCTATTTTCTATCACTCTCCAGAGCAAAAACAGGTTGCCGAAACGATGATTCGGGAGTTAAATGCGGTTGGGGTTTATGACCGACCGATTGTCACCGAAGTGACCGCTTTTACCCAGTTTTTTGAAGCTGAGCCGTACCATCAAGAGTACTTTGTCCGCAACCCGGCTCAAGGCTATTGCCAGTTTGTGGTCTCACCCAAGGTGGCCAAATTCCGCAAACTGTTTGCCGAAAAACTGAAGAAATAA
- a CDS encoding ferredoxin, translating to MLYLENNASEKASVEERYPDNVPGPFYCDTQCLDCDVCRDTAPYNFTRNDDGGYSYVYKQPTTIEELLACTEAMEACGVVAVGNDGGPVGDWFTPNDLILFYELQNSPTLQTFLNYVAQGGDLNTAFRLAAQYGTVETINALLDMGADINHQSPLDGSTALMFAVRGRDLEMVDCLINRNADVHWCNSKGETVMDQFEQSKKLPDLKAKLLAVGAIPTQK from the coding sequence ATGTTGTATCTTGAAAACAATGCTTCAGAAAAAGCCAGTGTTGAAGAACGCTATCCCGATAATGTGCCAGGTCCTTTTTACTGTGACACGCAGTGCCTGGATTGTGATGTGTGTCGTGATACGGCACCCTACAATTTCACTCGAAATGATGACGGAGGGTATTCATACGTCTATAAACAACCAACCACAATTGAAGAACTCCTGGCCTGTACGGAAGCCATGGAGGCTTGTGGTGTTGTTGCAGTTGGGAATGATGGTGGCCCAGTCGGTGACTGGTTTACCCCAAATGACCTGATCCTTTTCTACGAACTTCAAAACTCCCCAACGCTTCAGACTTTTTTGAACTACGTTGCGCAGGGCGGCGACCTCAACACGGCCTTTCGACTGGCTGCCCAGTACGGAACGGTTGAAACCATCAACGCTCTACTGGATATGGGCGCTGATATCAACCATCAATCACCGCTGGATGGCTCAACGGCGTTGATGTTTGCTGTTCGTGGTCGAGATTTGGAAATGGTTGACTGTTTAATTAACCGGAATGCCGATGTTCATTGGTGTAACTCCAAGGGAGAGACGGTGATGGATCAATTTGAGCAATCGAAAAAACTCCCTGACCTGAAAGCGAAGTTGCTTGCAGTTGGAGCTATTCCAACTCAGAAATAA
- a CDS encoding DUF3857 and transglutaminase domain-containing protein, with amino-acid sequence MSPLRISIGVMICLVVLFLGTPIVNAEDWKPIESSHLALKAPIVDPNADAEAIFWEVRINDSEAEPAFDHYIRIKVFTERGVEKKSRIDITYPDKVRIHSISGRTIQPDGSIQELKKDGIFERTIVKLNKLRLKAKSFTLPGVKVGSIIEYKWSESRPSGFADNVPLRFQLDIPIQNVSYLVKPWSDRNSNYKMRSIVFNGPEATFDKGNFGFTRISMKNRPAVVEEPMMPPDDEVENWMLLYYTELGDYTPEKYWKDISRRIYDSTRGYIKPNDEVKQLASSLVAGITTPEQKIEKLFWYCRTKIKNTTFEDLPNEDKLKENKSPGNTLKNGYGDAVDINYLFGAMCVAAGLDPRVALVPDRGQKFFDISHTIFFMKQIVIAVRVGANWQFFDPGTSYVPVGMRRWQGEGTQALVLDEKDSRFVTTNPSPTTSSSYIRNAKLELAEDGTLEGDIRIVLTGHVASGEKLSLAKESPADQEKEVLSDIKKRMQTAECTNLKIEHLDMTDQPVVYSFHVKIPGYAQRTGKRLFIKPMFFQNGEPVLFTNTTRTHSIYFPYGWHEDDTIELKLPAGFELESAQSPGGISFGQVGGYEAKLSRTQDGSKIFLRRKLTFGNDGMILFPKDSYPQLKVIFEKIHQFDDYSLTLKQAQAASAQ; translated from the coding sequence ATGTCACCACTTCGAATAAGCATCGGGGTAATGATTTGCCTTGTGGTTCTTTTCCTGGGAACTCCAATCGTCAACGCTGAGGATTGGAAGCCGATTGAATCATCTCACCTGGCCCTCAAAGCTCCCATCGTTGATCCCAATGCGGATGCCGAAGCGATCTTTTGGGAAGTTCGCATCAACGACTCCGAAGCGGAACCAGCCTTTGATCACTACATTCGGATTAAAGTCTTTACCGAACGCGGCGTCGAAAAAAAATCCAGGATTGATATCACCTATCCCGATAAAGTCAGAATCCACAGCATTTCGGGGCGGACGATCCAGCCTGACGGCTCAATTCAGGAGCTGAAAAAGGATGGGATTTTTGAGCGGACCATTGTCAAACTCAACAAACTCCGGCTGAAGGCCAAATCGTTTACCCTTCCTGGTGTCAAAGTTGGCTCCATCATCGAGTACAAATGGAGTGAAAGTCGGCCCAGTGGATTTGCCGACAACGTTCCGTTGCGCTTTCAACTCGATATTCCGATTCAAAATGTCAGCTACCTGGTCAAACCCTGGAGCGACCGCAATTCAAACTACAAGATGCGGTCCATCGTGTTTAATGGCCCCGAAGCCACCTTTGATAAAGGGAATTTTGGGTTTACGCGGATTTCAATGAAAAACCGCCCGGCAGTGGTCGAAGAACCGATGATGCCGCCAGATGATGAAGTTGAAAACTGGATGTTGCTCTACTACACGGAGTTAGGTGATTACACTCCAGAAAAATACTGGAAAGACATCAGCCGCCGAATCTATGACTCAACCCGTGGGTATATCAAGCCCAACGACGAAGTCAAACAGCTCGCCAGCTCACTGGTGGCTGGCATAACGACACCGGAACAAAAAATTGAGAAGTTATTCTGGTACTGCCGGACCAAAATCAAAAATACAACCTTTGAAGACCTGCCCAATGAGGACAAGCTCAAGGAAAACAAATCGCCGGGCAATACATTGAAAAATGGATATGGCGATGCGGTGGACATCAATTATCTCTTTGGTGCGATGTGTGTGGCAGCGGGACTCGACCCCCGAGTAGCGCTGGTGCCAGATCGAGGCCAGAAGTTTTTTGACATCAGTCATACCATTTTCTTTATGAAACAAATCGTGATTGCTGTCCGGGTGGGTGCGAACTGGCAGTTTTTTGATCCTGGCACCAGCTATGTTCCAGTGGGAATGCGAAGGTGGCAAGGGGAAGGCACCCAGGCCCTGGTTCTGGACGAAAAAGATTCAAGGTTTGTCACGACCAACCCGTCACCGACCACCAGCTCCAGTTACATCAGAAACGCCAAACTCGAACTGGCCGAAGACGGCACGCTAGAAGGGGATATTCGGATTGTTCTGACCGGGCATGTGGCTTCGGGAGAAAAGCTGTCGCTGGCCAAAGAATCACCTGCCGATCAAGAGAAAGAAGTTTTGAGCGATATTAAAAAGCGGATGCAAACCGCGGAATGCACCAATTTGAAAATCGAGCACCTGGATATGACCGATCAGCCGGTGGTGTATAGCTTTCACGTAAAAATCCCCGGATATGCCCAACGGACTGGAAAACGACTGTTCATCAAACCAATGTTTTTCCAAAATGGCGAACCGGTTTTGTTTACCAATACCACTCGAACCCATTCAATTTACTTCCCTTATGGCTGGCATGAAGATGACACCATCGAACTCAAACTCCCCGCTGGATTTGAACTCGAAAGCGCTCAGTCGCCGGGTGGCATTAGCTTTGGTCAGGTCGGCGGATACGAAGCCAAGTTGTCGAGAACACAAGACGGCTCAAAAATCTTTCTGAGACGAAAACTCACGTTTGGAAATGATGGCATGATCCTGTTTCCCAAGGATTCCTACCCGCAGTTGAAGGTGATTTTTGAAAAAATCCATCAGTTTGACGACTACTCGTTGACGCTCAAACAAGCCCAGGCCGCTTCAGCTCAATAG
- a CDS encoding DUF3857 and transglutaminase domain-containing protein, whose product MMMRLLACVGLLLAGSLSVLAGDDAPAWLRQAAAIPTPLLMKGPPAVVLIDESRITIDDQGKVVETHTCAIRLLTRDGRDYALAREVFNADSEKVRELRAWLIKPGGEVVKYDKKEIVELAVVDNDIYNEARMKMISPGTDADAGCVFGFESVTEQNSVFSQFIWDFQERLPVLVSRCSLTTPTGWKTESVTFNHSKVEPRISGNTSTWELTGLPGIPSEPASPEVTNMAPRVAISVFPPAGSSSGSLRTFASWSDVSRYLSELCDPQAAVTDAITSKAKEVTASAKTEQERIAAIARFAQKIRYISIQIGVGRGGGYRPHAAQEVLTKAYGDCKDKANLMRAMLKAVNIPAYPVVIYAGDPTYVREEWPSPHQFNHCIVGVKVSDETKLETVIQHPSLGRILIFDPTDEFTPIGDLPHHEQGSLALVVAGEAGALLRMPQTSPEANSTDRTTQVKMSNTGGAQASLIELASGQAAVEYRGEFRSQPPAEYSKLIESWISGTFSGASVASVKPNDDPAAGKFQLNVEFTAPNFGQLIQGKLLMFKPAMLTLTKKYRLTNQHRLHPVVIEPESFREIATFQVPEGFAVDEIPDPIQLEAPFGSYSATCEVKGSEIRYSRSLLLKSSTVPASDYEAVKGFFTKVKTAEQSAVVLIAK is encoded by the coding sequence ATGATGATGCGTTTGCTGGCTTGCGTAGGTTTATTGCTTGCGGGGTCGCTTTCAGTTTTGGCCGGGGATGATGCGCCGGCGTGGCTTCGACAGGCCGCCGCGATTCCAACGCCACTTCTGATGAAAGGACCGCCGGCGGTGGTGTTGATTGATGAATCCCGGATCACGATTGATGACCAGGGAAAAGTGGTCGAGACCCACACCTGTGCCATCCGGCTCCTCACCCGTGATGGCCGAGACTATGCCCTGGCCCGTGAAGTGTTTAATGCGGACAGCGAAAAAGTACGCGAGCTTCGAGCCTGGCTGATCAAACCGGGCGGCGAAGTGGTCAAGTATGACAAAAAGGAAATTGTCGAGCTGGCCGTGGTGGACAACGACATTTACAACGAAGCCCGAATGAAAATGATATCACCCGGCACCGATGCCGATGCCGGGTGTGTGTTCGGTTTTGAATCAGTTACCGAACAAAACTCGGTGTTTTCACAATTCATCTGGGATTTTCAGGAGCGCTTACCGGTTCTGGTTTCACGGTGTTCGCTCACCACACCCACCGGGTGGAAAACTGAAAGCGTGACCTTTAACCATTCAAAGGTGGAACCGCGCATCTCGGGCAATACTTCGACCTGGGAATTGACGGGATTGCCGGGGATTCCGTCAGAACCAGCCAGCCCCGAAGTCACCAATATGGCGCCGCGGGTTGCAATCAGCGTGTTTCCACCTGCGGGGAGTAGTTCCGGCTCCCTACGGACGTTTGCAAGCTGGTCAGACGTGTCACGCTACCTTTCAGAACTGTGCGACCCGCAGGCCGCCGTCACCGATGCCATCACCAGCAAGGCCAAAGAAGTCACCGCCAGTGCCAAAACCGAGCAGGAACGCATTGCTGCCATTGCCCGCTTTGCTCAGAAAATCCGCTACATTTCAATTCAAATCGGGGTTGGTCGCGGCGGCGGATACCGTCCCCATGCCGCCCAGGAAGTCCTCACCAAAGCCTATGGCGACTGTAAAGACAAAGCCAATCTCATGCGCGCCATGCTCAAAGCCGTCAACATCCCGGCGTACCCGGTGGTGATTTATGCCGGCGACCCGACCTATGTCCGTGAAGAATGGCCGTCTCCGCACCAGTTCAACCACTGCATTGTCGGGGTCAAAGTTTCGGACGAAACCAAACTGGAAACGGTCATCCAGCACCCGAGCCTGGGCCGAATTCTGATTTTCGACCCAACTGACGAATTCACCCCGATAGGTGACTTGCCGCATCACGAACAGGGAAGCCTGGCCCTGGTGGTGGCTGGTGAAGCCGGGGCGTTGCTTCGCATGCCGCAAACCTCCCCCGAAGCCAATAGCACTGACCGGACGACCCAGGTCAAAATGTCAAACACCGGAGGCGCCCAGGCCAGTTTGATTGAACTCGCCAGCGGTCAGGCGGCGGTTGAGTATCGCGGAGAATTTCGCAGCCAGCCTCCAGCCGAATATTCCAAATTGATTGAATCGTGGATTAGCGGCACCTTTTCAGGCGCCAGTGTGGCCAGCGTGAAACCAAATGACGATCCGGCTGCCGGGAAATTTCAGTTGAATGTGGAATTTACAGCACCCAACTTTGGCCAACTGATTCAGGGAAAGTTGTTGATGTTCAAACCGGCCATGCTTACCTTGACCAAGAAATACCGGTTGACCAATCAGCACCGATTGCACCCGGTGGTCATTGAACCGGAAAGCTTTCGTGAAATCGCGACGTTTCAGGTCCCAGAGGGGTTTGCCGTGGATGAAATCCCTGACCCAATTCAACTTGAAGCACCATTTGGCAGCTATTCCGCTACCTGTGAAGTCAAAGGGTCAGAAATTCGATATTCCCGGTCATTACTGCTCAAATCCAGTACCGTTCCGGCCTCTGACTATGAGGCAGTGAAAGGGTTTTTCACCAAAGTCAAAACGGCTGAACAATCCGCTGTCGTGCTGATTGCGAAGTAA
- a CDS encoding BlaI/MecI/CopY family transcriptional regulator, producing MARKKESSHLTPLELEIMQILWDRGPSTVQEIRERLGKDLAYNTVQTMLNLLVKKGKADRSLKEKAYQYHSTVNQQSALRQLMDDLVNRVFGGSAENLVMSLVETDHLSPEKLAHLNELVNRKRNSDDQSN from the coding sequence ATGGCCCGCAAAAAAGAAAGTTCACACCTCACTCCGCTTGAGCTGGAGATTATGCAAATTCTCTGGGATCGCGGCCCGTCAACAGTCCAGGAAATCCGCGAACGACTCGGGAAAGACCTGGCTTACAACACGGTTCAAACCATGCTCAACCTGCTGGTGAAAAAAGGGAAAGCGGATCGGTCACTGAAGGAAAAAGCCTACCAGTATCATTCAACGGTCAATCAACAAAGTGCCCTCCGGCAATTGATGGATGATCTGGTCAACCGTGTTTTCGGAGGCTCCGCCGAAAATCTGGTGATGAGCCTGGTGGAAACTGATCATCTGTCTCCCGAAAAACTGGCCCACCTCAACGAACTGGTGAATCGAAAGAGGAACTCCGATGATCAGTCAAATTAG
- a CDS encoding M56 family metallopeptidase, with translation MISQISLTIVSYLVHCGWIMPILALIGWSFERILITSRPKSRFQIWAGIVVLSVLVPLAVVQVPVSQTTLVPLIKPAAGVVKERMLAVPPALVAGDLKVNATQQTRIFELPKPIIFALAGGYAALFLWWVSRILVGVYQVQRFRKTLKPVELTEPLRLRLSHCSEKMNVPLPLVLSDPATLQPFTFGIFRPAVVIPQTIFESTTPELLESVFAHELAHIRRHDFGFNLVLELGTAFCVFHPVIWLIRRRLFLHREAACDEMVTGQLIDPLTFAQSLLTVADTLSNRHALTPGMFHANTLEERIMSLTNSVDQPARPTISLFQRLSFGLVLSFGIGAFGLIPALIPTLAETQSPQSPQGESVILRQRSPAGVMYRVDSDDSHQSYLFRLEALDRLGKKYEEIKEKPTHPHLYFSYELRRIDETKAQVICLMAAQFGSNWVEVKVEPGKMEIGPDGKPVIGENGLAMVNPDGSNGMIRTGSDPTNTTSIPSPITPTIIFAVQPDTDAVVISFKLKKDEEPIKLIMRLDNQKPTSGAMVID, from the coding sequence ATGATCAGTCAAATTAGCCTTACGATTGTATCCTACCTTGTTCATTGTGGCTGGATCATGCCCATTCTGGCCCTGATTGGATGGTCATTTGAACGAATCCTCATCACCAGTCGTCCCAAAAGCCGATTTCAGATCTGGGCAGGGATTGTTGTCCTTTCTGTGCTTGTCCCACTGGCCGTTGTCCAGGTTCCAGTGTCGCAAACCACTCTTGTTCCACTCATAAAACCAGCCGCGGGTGTGGTGAAGGAACGAATGTTAGCTGTGCCCCCAGCATTGGTGGCTGGTGATTTAAAGGTCAACGCCACTCAACAAACCCGAATTTTTGAACTCCCGAAACCGATCATTTTCGCACTGGCAGGCGGTTACGCGGCCTTGTTTCTGTGGTGGGTGAGTCGGATTCTGGTGGGGGTATATCAGGTTCAGCGATTTCGGAAAACATTGAAACCAGTTGAACTGACTGAGCCGCTCCGCCTCAGGTTGAGCCATTGTTCTGAAAAGATGAACGTCCCGCTTCCCCTGGTGTTGTCAGATCCGGCAACGCTCCAACCATTTACCTTTGGCATCTTTCGCCCGGCAGTTGTGATTCCCCAAACGATCTTTGAATCAACCACTCCGGAACTTCTTGAATCAGTTTTCGCCCACGAACTGGCGCACATTCGACGGCACGACTTTGGGTTCAATCTGGTACTGGAACTTGGCACTGCTTTTTGTGTTTTCCATCCCGTCATTTGGCTTATTCGGAGACGGTTATTTTTGCACCGGGAAGCCGCGTGTGATGAGATGGTTACCGGGCAGCTCATTGATCCACTGACCTTTGCCCAATCGCTGCTTACGGTCGCCGACACCCTGTCGAACCGCCATGCACTTACCCCTGGCATGTTTCATGCAAATACTTTGGAGGAACGCATTATGTCGTTGACCAATTCGGTTGACCAACCCGCGAGACCAACCATCTCCTTGTTTCAACGTCTTTCATTTGGGCTGGTTTTAAGCTTTGGAATCGGTGCCTTTGGTCTCATTCCCGCTTTGATTCCAACACTGGCAGAAACCCAATCTCCCCAATCACCTCAAGGTGAATCGGTTATCCTCCGGCAACGATCTCCCGCCGGAGTGATGTATCGTGTAGATTCAGACGACTCGCATCAGTCCTATCTTTTTCGACTTGAGGCATTGGATCGGTTGGGAAAAAAGTATGAAGAAATAAAAGAAAAACCGACTCACCCACATCTTTATTTTTCTTATGAACTGCGTCGAATAGATGAGACCAAAGCTCAGGTGATTTGTCTCATGGCTGCTCAATTTGGCAGCAACTGGGTTGAGGTCAAAGTTGAACCTGGAAAAATGGAAATTGGGCCGGATGGAAAACCAGTTATTGGGGAAAACGGATTGGCTATGGTTAATCCAGATGGGTCGAATGGGATGATTCGTACAGGATCAGACCCAACCAACACGACGAGTATTCCGAGCCCCATCACTCCAACTATTATTTTTGCGGTTCAGCCAGACACTGATGCCGTAGTCATCAGCTTCAAGCTCAAAAAAGATGAAGAACCGATTAAACTGATTATGCGATTAGACAACCAAAAGCCAACCAGCGGGGCTATGGTTATTGATTGA
- a CDS encoding helix-turn-helix transcriptional regulator, with protein MHYSPINLGKTLKKADLPGFVVTEALHKPMTVLECHAHEHACMAFLYRGFYTERVGSKLLECPQHSLLIRPSGFEHSNDYQRTGAASIIIEVKQPWLEQFEQRSALFQDACVVQHPVLVPTFQRIYDEFHSPQPLSDLYLEGLILEVLVQSTRLQPNLPESGQPLWLKTVVELIEDEFSRDLSLAEIAAVAAVHPSHLTRVFRQQFHCSIGEYVRRVRVNFAKRQLAETDCSLADIAMAAGFFDQSHFSNVFRTAVGQSPLKYRQANRKRSSSPKMS; from the coding sequence ATGCACTACAGCCCGATCAATCTTGGTAAAACCTTAAAAAAAGCGGACTTACCCGGTTTTGTTGTGACTGAGGCGCTGCATAAACCGATGACGGTGCTGGAGTGCCACGCCCACGAACACGCCTGCATGGCGTTTCTCTACCGTGGTTTTTACACCGAGCGGGTCGGCTCCAAACTGCTCGAATGCCCCCAGCACAGTCTGCTGATTCGGCCTTCCGGGTTCGAACACAGCAACGATTACCAGCGGACCGGCGCCGCCTCAATCATCATCGAAGTCAAACAACCCTGGTTAGAACAGTTTGAGCAACGTTCAGCTTTGTTTCAGGATGCCTGCGTTGTCCAACACCCGGTTCTGGTGCCGACGTTTCAGCGGATTTATGACGAGTTTCATTCGCCACAACCGCTCTCGGATTTGTACCTCGAAGGGTTGATTTTGGAAGTACTGGTCCAATCCACCCGGCTCCAACCCAATCTACCTGAATCGGGCCAGCCTCTGTGGTTAAAGACGGTTGTCGAATTGATCGAAGACGAATTTTCCCGCGACCTGTCACTGGCTGAAATTGCCGCCGTTGCCGCCGTTCACCCCTCACATTTGACCCGAGTCTTTCGACAGCAGTTCCACTGTTCCATCGGCGAATATGTGCGCCGGGTCCGGGTGAACTTTGCCAAACGCCAGCTTGCCGAAACGGATTGTTCACTGGCTGATATCGCAATGGCCGCCGGTTTTTTTGATCAAAGCCATTTCTCAAATGTGTTTCGGACGGCGGTTGGCCAATCACCTTTGAAATACCGACAAGCCAACCGCAAACGCTCATCCTCTCCAAAAATGAGCTAA
- a CDS encoding DinB family protein, whose amino-acid sequence MTTDYIKPVIGSLAKFPEHLRQFVSDFPADKEKLKPSEHEFSLLEHLCHLRDLEEEAYGVRIQRILSEDGPFLPDVDGGKLARERDYQRQELQPALDRFCALRETNIALLNSLSPDQFDRHGEFEGVGHVTMVQLLGKIVEHDQAHWEEIQSLSR is encoded by the coding sequence ATGACGACCGATTACATAAAACCCGTTATTGGCTCGCTGGCGAAGTTTCCCGAACACCTTCGCCAGTTTGTTTCTGATTTCCCCGCCGACAAGGAGAAGCTCAAACCTTCTGAACATGAATTTTCACTGCTCGAACACCTGTGCCATCTGCGCGACCTGGAAGAAGAAGCGTACGGCGTGCGAATTCAGCGAATTCTCTCTGAAGATGGTCCCTTTTTGCCCGATGTAGATGGTGGAAAGCTAGCACGGGAACGCGATTACCAGCGTCAGGAACTCCAACCGGCACTGGACCGCTTTTGCGCCCTCCGCGAAACGAATATTGCGTTGCTCAACTCTCTTTCGCCAGACCAGTTTGACCGGCATGGCGAATTTGAAGGCGTGGGTCACGTCACGATGGTGCAACTTTTGGGAAAAATCGTCGAGCACGACCAGGCCCACTGGGAGGAAATCCAAAGTCTGAGTCGATGA